The following nucleotide sequence is from Pseudarthrobacter psychrotolerans.
GGTGCTCGCCAAGTGGTTTTTCGGAAAGGTCATTGGCCAGGCCACATACGCGCTCCGCGAGGCTGGATTCGATGTGCTCCTCTACGAGCTCGCCACCGCCGGACAGCGTCAGAGGTTCTTCGGCACCGTGCATCTGCATGGCCGTACGGACGGGGTCATCATCGTGGCCCTGCAGCCGAGCAGGGAGGAGTTGGAATCGCTCGCCTCCCAGGGGCAGGCGGTGGCTTTGCTTGGGGCTCAAGCGCAGGGTGCCGGATCGGTGTCTGTGGATAACGTCGGGGCCGGGCGGGCTGCTGTGAGGCACCTGTTGAACCTTGGCCATGAGCAGATAGCGTTCATCGGTATCCGCGATGAGGAGGGCAGCACTTTGGGCGGCGTGCCGCCCTTGGAGCGGCTGGTGGGATACCGGGAGGCCCTGGCCGAGGCCGGACTGACCCTGGACGACGCCTTTGAACAATTCGATGAGAACAGTGTCGCTGGGGGCGCGGCGGCCATGTCCCGGCTGCTTGTCGCGGGACGCCCCCCGACCGCGGCTTT
It contains:
- a CDS encoding substrate-binding domain-containing protein, yielding MTVGIVVPVLAKWFFGKVIGQATYALREAGFDVLLYELATAGQRQRFFGTVHLHGRTDGVIIVALQPSREELESLASQGQAVALLGAQAQGAGSVSVDNVGAGRAAVRHLLNLGHEQIAFIGIRDEEGSTLGGVPPLERLVGYREALAEAGLTLDDAFEQFDENSVAGGAAAMSRLLVAGRPPTAAFVASDEMAFGVLKVLRQAGLEVPRDFSVVGFDNHELCDVVGLTTMDHEVAEQGQDVARILLEIMQGGQAANLARPARLVVRETTAPPRALRTATTAPDSQHSAGHPGNL